From Candidatus Dadabacteria bacterium:
AGTTTCGAGACGTTGCGCCCGTCAAGGAAAACAAGGCCCTCCGGAGAGAATTCCACCATAGTTCCGGAAAGAAGCCGCGAGAGTGAAGCGGGATCGTTGGGGTCAACTTCCGCCTCGCTTACCTTAAGCGCCACGGCCCTGTACATGGCGCCCGTGTCAAGACACGAAAAACCGAGCAGGTCGGCAACTCGTCTGGCAACGGTGCTTTTCCCCACTCCCGAAGGTCCGTCTATGGTAACGATATTGTCGCCGTCTCGTTTCATTTGGAATCTAAAAGAGCCTCGAAAAGCGGGAAGAATTCAGGAAATGAAATGGAAACGCATCCGGCGTCCCCGATCACCGTCTCCCCTCGGGCCCGCGTGGCAGCGACGGCAAGAGACATGGCGACCCGGTGGTCTCCGCGGCTCTTGCACCGGGCTCCGCGAAGCTCACCCGTGCCGTTTATAATCATGCCGTCCGGTGTTTCGCTTATGTCCGCGCCAAGTTTCGAAAGCTCCCCCGTCATGGCGCTTATCCTGTCGGTTTCCTTCACCCGAAGCTCCCCCGCGCCGCTTATCACCGTTTCGCCCTCGGCAAAACACGCAGCCACGGAAATAACGGGAAGCTCGTCTATGGCCCGCGACACCGACTCTCCCTCTATGCGCACGGCGCGAAGCGCACCGTGGCGGGCAATTAGATCCCCTACCGGTTCCCCGCAGCACTGGCGGCGGTTCTCAATCGAGATGTCGGCCCCCATTTCCCACAGGATATCAAGCACCCCGGTTCTAAGCGGGTTAAGTCCGACGTTTTTCACCATGATTTCCGATCCCGGGTTTAGAAGCGCGGCGACGATAAAAAAAGCCGCCGATGAGATGTCCGAGGGGATTTCAAGCTCGGTTCCCGGAAACTCCACTCCCTGGCTTACCGAGACACATGTTCCGCTTATCTGCACCGGAACTCCAAAGTAGCGCAGCATCCTTTCGGTGTGGTCCCGGGTTCTTTCGAGTTCTGTCACGCTCGTCCTTCCCGCAGCATAGAGTCCCGCGAGCAGAATCGTGGATTTTACCTGCGCGCTTGCCACTGGAGATCTGTAATCTATTCCCTGAAGTTCCGAGCCTGTTATGTGAAGCGGAAGGACTTCCCCCTCCCCCGATATCCTGGCCCCCATGCTGCGAAGCGGGACAGTCACTCTGGACATGGGACGGCGGCGCAGGGAAGCATCCCCGGTAATGGTCGAGGGGAAGCTCTGGGCACTTAGAACTCCCGTGAGCAGCCTGGCGGTGGTTCCTGAATTTTCAGCGTCTATAGTCTTGCGGGGCTCCTTGAGGCCGAAAAGCCCCCTTCCCGCAATTTCCACTCCTCCCGCGCCTACTTCAACCTCGATCCCCATGCTTCTAAAAGCGTTCGCCGTAGCAAGGGTATCTTGGGAAGCGAGAAACCCGCTTGCCCTGGTCTTTCCCCGCGCAAGCGAGCCTAGAATGATCGCTCTGTGGGAAATGGATTTATCGCCGGGAGGGGTTATCTCTCCGGCAAGCGTGCGGGGTTTTTCCTTGAGTATGAAATCGGACATCTTCTGACTGAGAATTATATACCTAACTCGGTAAAACAATATATAATATTTACCGTAAGGCGCAGTCTTTTACCGAAAATACGGGATGAAAACGGAAGAGAAAAACATATTCGGCGAAGAGTTAAAAGAATGTAGCACGGATCCGATGACCGGATTTTTCAGGGATGGCTGCTGCAGAGCGGCAGTCGAGGATGTGGGGCTTCATCTGGTCTGCGCGGAGATGACGGAGGAATTTCTCGAATTTTCGAGATCCAGGGGAAACGACCTCATAACCCCCCGCCCCGAGTTCGGTTTTGATGGGCTGAAACCCGGAGACAGGTGGTGTCTTTGCGCGCTTCGCTGGAAAGAAGCACTTGACGGTGGTGTGGCTCCCCCGGTTTTTCTTCAGTCGACCCATGAATCGGTGCTCA
This genomic window contains:
- the aroA gene encoding 3-phosphoshikimate 1-carboxyvinyltransferase, producing the protein MSDFILKEKPRTLAGEITPPGDKSISHRAIILGSLARGKTRASGFLASQDTLATANAFRSMGIEVEVGAGGVEIAGRGLFGLKEPRKTIDAENSGTTARLLTGVLSAQSFPSTITGDASLRRRPMSRVTVPLRSMGARISGEGEVLPLHITGSELQGIDYRSPVASAQVKSTILLAGLYAAGRTSVTELERTRDHTERMLRYFGVPVQISGTCVSVSQGVEFPGTELEIPSDISSAAFFIVAALLNPGSEIMVKNVGLNPLRTGVLDILWEMGADISIENRRQCCGEPVGDLIARHGALRAVRIEGESVSRAIDELPVISVAACFAEGETVISGAGELRVKETDRISAMTGELSKLGADISETPDGMIINGTGELRGARCKSRGDHRVAMSLAVAATRARGETVIGDAGCVSISFPEFFPLFEALLDSK
- a CDS encoding DUF2237 domain-containing protein, producing MKTEEKNIFGEELKECSTDPMTGFFRDGCCRAAVEDVGLHLVCAEMTEEFLEFSRSRGNDLITPRPEFGFDGLKPGDRWCLCALRWKEALDGGVAPPVFLQSTHESVLKIIDLSDLKKYAADIS